One Echinicola strongylocentroti DNA window includes the following coding sequences:
- a CDS encoding D-alanine--D-alanine ligase, with the protein MKKKIALVTGGFTGESVVSLKSAAVVETQIDRDRYDIYKIIIEKDHWYYTDPSGQKQSVDLNDFSVLTNKEKITFDGVFNILHGSPGEDGKLAGYFDMMEIPYTTCDPLTSAITMNKGYTKAIIQDIEGLHVAKSLQLFKNTPQNTQRVIEELSLPYFVKPNNGGSSIGMSKVKTEEEVQEALDKAFAEDNQVLIEEFVSGREFSIGMYKVDDDVIVLPATEIVSSKEFFDFEAKYTAGVTEEITPGRMSEEEVNRVKVVAEKVYLKLNCKGAVRMDYFLEQNTGKIFFIEINTVPGQTETSLISQQVKAIGKTVKEFYTEIIEEMWK; encoded by the coding sequence ATGAAGAAAAAAATAGCTTTGGTAACCGGGGGCTTTACCGGGGAATCCGTGGTTTCGCTCAAAAGCGCGGCAGTGGTGGAAACCCAGATAGACAGGGACCGCTATGATATCTATAAAATCATCATTGAAAAAGACCATTGGTACTACACTGACCCAAGCGGTCAAAAACAATCCGTGGACCTTAACGACTTTTCGGTACTGACCAATAAGGAAAAGATCACCTTTGATGGTGTATTCAACATCCTTCACGGCTCACCTGGAGAGGACGGCAAGCTGGCGGGATATTTTGATATGATGGAGATTCCCTATACTACCTGTGACCCTCTCACCTCCGCCATTACCATGAACAAGGGCTATACCAAAGCCATCATTCAGGACATCGAAGGCCTCCACGTCGCCAAATCCCTCCAACTCTTCAAAAACACTCCTCAAAACACTCAGCGTGTGATTGAGGAACTTAGCCTTCCCTACTTCGTCAAGCCAAATAATGGCGGCAGCAGCATCGGGATGAGCAAGGTAAAAACCGAAGAAGAGGTTCAAGAAGCCCTGGACAAGGCTTTTGCTGAAGATAATCAAGTGCTGATCGAGGAATTTGTCTCAGGAAGGGAATTCTCCATCGGCATGTACAAGGTGGATGATGATGTCATTGTCCTTCCCGCCACGGAAATAGTCAGCTCCAAGGAGTTTTTTGACTTTGAAGCCAAATATACCGCTGGGGTCACTGAAGAGATCACTCCTGGACGAATGAGCGAGGAGGAGGTAAACAGGGTAAAAGTCGTCGCCGAAAAAGTCTATCTAAAGCTCAACTGCAAAGGAGCCGTGAGAATGGATTATTTCTTAGAGCAAAATACCGGAAAAATCTTCTTTATCGAAATCAACACCGTACCCGGCCAAACTGAAACCAGCCTTATTTCGCAGCAGGTAAAGGCCATTGGCAAAACAGTCAAGGAATTCTATACCGAGATCATCGAGGAAATGTGGAAGTAG